One genomic window of Tenacibaculum tangerinum includes the following:
- a CDS encoding PH domain-containing protein: protein MNHSQIEAIFVNQSILGRVFNSGSIEISGIGGTRERFHQIANPLIFRRVFQETTSNN from the coding sequence ATGAACCATAGTCAAATTGAAGCAATATTTGTTAATCAAAGTATTCTTGGTCGTGTATTCAATTCAGGCTCAATAGAAATATCAGGTATAGGTGGAACTAGGGAACGGTTTCATCAAATCGCAAATCCATTAATATTTAGAAGAGTATTTCAAGAAACTACTTCAAACAATTAA
- the gldD gene encoding gliding motility lipoprotein GldD gives MRKFFLLISILFLISCGEETLPKPKGYLSLEYPDKAYKKINLYRPYIFEINNIAKSKDLPKNWMNVEYPALKASVDITYRAIEGNLRELLIESEKLVFEHAIKADQITAPVEYANPNTKVYGSLYQILGNAASQVQFHATDSTKHFLKGSLFFYTKPNYDSILPAVEYIKKDMIHMMETLEWKDSE, from the coding sequence ATGCGTAAATTCTTTTTATTGATATCAATCCTGTTTTTAATAAGCTGTGGGGAAGAAACGTTACCAAAACCTAAAGGATATTTAAGTTTAGAATACCCCGATAAAGCTTATAAAAAAATAAACTTATACAGGCCTTATATATTTGAAATAAATAATATTGCCAAATCTAAAGACTTGCCGAAAAACTGGATGAATGTTGAATATCCTGCTCTAAAAGCATCAGTAGATATTACATACCGTGCTATAGAGGGAAATTTGAGAGAGCTGCTTATAGAGTCTGAAAAATTAGTGTTTGAGCACGCTATCAAAGCCGATCAAATTACTGCCCCAGTAGAGTATGCCAATCCTAATACAAAAGTATACGGAAGTTTATATCAAATTCTCGGAAATGCTGCTTCTCAAGTACAATTTCATGCCACCGATAGCACGAAGCATTTTTTAAAAGGCTCGTTGTTTTTTTATACCAAGCCTAATTACGACTCCATTTTACCAGCTGTTGAATACATTAAAAAAGATATGATTCACATGATGGAAACTTTAGAGTGGAAAGATAGTGAGTGA
- a CDS encoding cupredoxin domain-containing protein → MKKVVAILIVFVGFAFTANAQKTKTVSLEQTKGKFTQQSLTLSEGTYVFEISNNNVGHDVGFVLAPKGKTDEEHHIKNAYVTSLVKNNSKSNSKKVTLTKGEYVYFCPLNPTPEYTLTVK, encoded by the coding sequence ATGAAAAAAGTAGTAGCTATTTTAATAGTATTCGTAGGATTTGCATTTACGGCAAATGCGCAAAAAACAAAAACGGTTTCTTTAGAGCAAACCAAAGGAAAGTTTACACAACAATCGTTAACTCTTTCTGAAGGAACCTATGTGTTTGAAATTTCAAATAACAATGTAGGGCACGATGTAGGTTTTGTATTAGCACCTAAAGGAAAGACTGATGAGGAGCACCATATAAAAAATGCCTATGTTACTTCTTTGGTAAAAAACAATAGCAAGTCGAACTCTAAAAAAGTGACCTTAACCAAAGGAGAGTACGTGTACTTTTGTCCGTTAAACCCAACACCAGAATATACTTTAACGGTAAAATAA
- a CDS encoding AraC family transcriptional regulator — protein sequence MAVQNIQHYSFQNIFSLQTVQFEKSCVVNTPQQINQYKIFWIKEGKGVYKVDFKSYSFANGVLFFLSPGQVFSVDSEKIKEAYQLSFVRDFYCIQAHDAEVACNGVLFNNIYETPFVVPSEKEILKLDFIMQSLIEEFELAATAQYDMLQSLLKQFIVYTVRIKKEKDVIKEDIETKLFKDFSVLVEQNFKKLHSVTDYAHRLGISPKSLTKHFQKLGTQTPSDYIKNRLLTEAKRQLLYSNETVKYIAFHLGFNDPAYFSRFFTKGTGMSPKKFQKEKTRNK from the coding sequence ATGGCAGTACAAAATATTCAACACTATTCTTTTCAAAATATTTTTTCGTTACAAACAGTACAGTTTGAAAAATCGTGTGTGGTGAATACACCCCAACAAATAAATCAGTACAAAATATTTTGGATAAAAGAAGGAAAAGGGGTGTATAAAGTCGATTTTAAAAGCTACTCTTTTGCAAATGGAGTCTTGTTTTTTTTATCGCCAGGACAAGTTTTTTCTGTGGATTCTGAAAAAATTAAGGAAGCCTACCAACTAAGCTTTGTTAGAGATTTTTATTGCATACAAGCACACGATGCTGAGGTAGCGTGTAACGGTGTATTATTTAACAATATCTACGAAACGCCTTTTGTTGTGCCTTCAGAAAAAGAAATATTGAAATTAGATTTTATCATGCAAAGTCTCATCGAAGAGTTTGAATTAGCGGCAACTGCTCAATACGATATGTTGCAATCGTTGTTGAAACAGTTTATTGTATACACTGTTCGTATTAAAAAAGAAAAGGATGTGATAAAAGAAGATATTGAAACGAAGCTTTTCAAAGATTTTAGTGTACTGGTAGAGCAGAACTTTAAAAAACTACACAGTGTTACCGATTATGCACATCGATTGGGAATTTCACCAAAGTCGTTAACCAAACATTTTCAAAAACTAGGAACACAAACTCCTAGCGATTATATAAAAAACCGTTTGCTCACAGAAGCCAAAAGGCAATTATTGTATTCAAATGAAACGGTAAAGTACATTGCTTTTCATCTGGGGTTTAACGATCCTGCTTACTTCTCAAGATTTTTTACCAAAGGTACCGGAATGTCTCCAAAAAAATTTCAAAAAGAAAAAACTCGCAACAAATAA
- a CDS encoding RNA methyltransferase — protein MRKLRNNELGRKTVEEFKQTQKTPVIVVLDNIRSLNNVGSVFRTSDAFLIEKIYLCGITATPPNKEIHKTALGATESVDWEYVENTLLLIEKLKDSKIKVLSIEQAENSTMLDTFDPKPNQKYAVVFGNEVKGVQQAVVSASDGCIEIPQLGTKHSLNISVSCGVVLWDFFTKLKK, from the coding sequence ATGAGAAAATTAAGAAACAACGAACTCGGCAGAAAAACGGTTGAAGAATTTAAGCAAACTCAAAAAACACCTGTAATCGTAGTGTTAGATAATATTCGTAGCTTGAATAATGTGGGTTCGGTATTTAGAACTTCGGATGCTTTTTTAATTGAAAAAATTTATTTGTGTGGTATTACCGCCACCCCTCCTAACAAAGAAATTCACAAAACGGCTTTGGGTGCTACGGAATCGGTAGATTGGGAATACGTTGAGAATACATTACTTCTGATTGAAAAATTAAAAGATTCAAAAATTAAAGTACTAAGTATTGAACAGGCTGAAAATAGTACCATGTTAGATACGTTTGATCCTAAACCCAACCAAAAATATGCAGTGGTATTTGGCAACGAAGTAAAGGGAGTACAGCAAGCTGTAGTTTCTGCTTCTGACGGATGTATTGAAATTCCGCAATTGGGCACCAAACATTCCTTAAATATATCGGTAAGTTGCGGTGTGGTGTTGTGGGATTTTTTCACAAAACTAAAGAAGTGA
- a CDS encoding carboxymuconolactone decarboxylase family protein → MSTRIETLNPETTTGKSKELFDAVQNKLGFIPNLIKVMGNSPALLQSYLSIGELNGSGNFSNKFREQLALVIAEENECNYCLSAHTAIGKNSGLSEEEIEQNRQAEASNAKTKAGLQFAQSVTRNRGNVTSEELAQVKAAGYTDGDILEIVLNVVANTLTNYVNHIAETEIDFPKVEAGKFIQNA, encoded by the coding sequence ATGAGTACAAGAATTGAAACATTAAACCCAGAAACCACGACAGGAAAATCAAAAGAATTGTTTGACGCCGTTCAAAACAAATTAGGGTTTATACCCAATCTAATTAAAGTAATGGGAAACTCGCCTGCATTGTTACAATCTTATTTGAGTATAGGAGAATTAAACGGAAGTGGCAACTTTTCAAATAAGTTTAGAGAGCAATTGGCGTTGGTTATTGCAGAAGAAAATGAGTGTAATTATTGTTTATCTGCACATACAGCCATAGGAAAAAACAGTGGTTTATCAGAAGAAGAAATTGAGCAAAACAGACAAGCAGAAGCTTCTAATGCAAAAACCAAAGCAGGGTTGCAATTTGCACAAAGTGTTACCAGAAATAGGGGGAATGTAACTTCTGAAGAATTGGCACAGGTAAAAGCAGCGGGATATACAGATGGAGATATTTTAGAGATTGTATTAAATGTGGTAGCGAATACCTTAACGAATTATGTAAACCATATTGCAGAAACCGAAATTGACTTTCCTAAAGTAGAAGCAGGAAAGTTCATACAAAACGCATAA
- a CDS encoding IS982 family transposase — MISDFKITEFFCLIDDFCTEINQVIDKNALETCSKIVRRRKPKLTQSEIITIMVLFHFSGFRCFKHFYIEYVSKHLSKEFPDLVSYNRFVELKKRCSVPMILFLQMHCLGQCTGISFLDSTTIKVCHYKREKQNKVFKNTAKKGKGTMGWFFGFKLHIIINEKGDIVDFLITQGNIDDRQPLKDKAFHNRVFGKIFADRGYVGKELFEQLFVDGIHLVTKIRKNMKNTLMHIYDKIMLRKRAVIESVNDILKNVCQIEHTRHRSFDNFILNLVAGLIAYSFYPTKPNITLVRDSFIFFVGYRY, encoded by the coding sequence ATGATTTCTGATTTTAAAATTACTGAATTTTTCTGTTTAATTGATGATTTTTGTACCGAAATTAATCAAGTTATTGATAAAAATGCTTTAGAAACCTGTTCAAAGATAGTTAGACGAAGAAAGCCTAAACTCACCCAAAGTGAAATAATCACAATTATGGTGCTTTTCCATTTTAGTGGTTTTAGGTGTTTTAAACACTTTTATATCGAATATGTTAGCAAACACTTGTCAAAAGAATTTCCAGATTTAGTTTCCTATAACCGATTTGTTGAATTGAAAAAGCGTTGTTCAGTGCCTATGATACTGTTTCTTCAAATGCACTGTTTAGGTCAATGTACAGGGATCTCCTTTTTAGATTCTACCACTATTAAAGTATGTCATTATAAAAGAGAAAAGCAGAACAAAGTTTTTAAAAACACCGCAAAAAAAGGGAAAGGAACCATGGGGTGGTTCTTTGGCTTTAAACTTCATATTATTATCAATGAAAAGGGCGATATCGTTGACTTTTTAATTACGCAAGGTAATATAGATGACAGGCAACCACTTAAAGATAAAGCCTTTCATAATCGTGTGTTCGGAAAAATATTTGCCGACAGAGGGTATGTAGGTAAAGAACTGTTTGAACAGCTTTTTGTAGATGGAATACATTTGGTTACAAAAATTAGAAAGAATATGAAAAATACTCTTATGCATATCTATGATAAAATTATGCTTAGAAAAAGGGCTGTTATTGAAAGTGTGAATGATATTTTGAAAAACGTATGTCAAATAGAGCACACAAGACACAGAAGCTTCGATAACTTTATCTTAAATTTAGTCGCAGGGTTAATCGCTTATTCGTTTTATCCAACTAAACCTAATATCACGTTAGTTCGGGATAGTTTCATATTCTTTGTAGGTTATCGATATTAA
- a CDS encoding Panacea domain-containing protein, which yields MAYSPTTVANYFVQEKAKFGKLTSMKLIKLVYLAYSWYITLNGQEQPLTTEKPQAWKYGPVFPSLYKIIKKEGKIELSEPLPNDVEEVISNEDTAFLERIWDLYGEYNGIQLSAMTHAEGTPWREVYSIGNNSEIPDEFIINHYQPRLKPAS from the coding sequence ATGGCTTACAGCCCTACAACCGTAGCAAATTATTTTGTACAAGAAAAAGCTAAATTTGGTAAATTAACCTCTATGAAGTTAATAAAACTAGTTTACTTAGCTTACAGCTGGTACATAACCTTAAATGGTCAGGAACAACCTTTAACTACTGAGAAACCCCAAGCTTGGAAATATGGTCCTGTCTTTCCCTCTCTTTATAAAATAATTAAAAAAGAAGGTAAGATTGAATTATCTGAACCCCTACCAAATGATGTAGAGGAGGTTATTTCTAATGAAGATACAGCGTTTTTAGAGAGAATTTGGGATTTATATGGAGAATACAATGGTATTCAGTTAAGCGCAATGACACATGCTGAAGGCACTCCTTGGAGAGAAGTTTATAGTATAGGGAATAACTCTGAAATTCCTGATGAATTTATAATCAATCATTACCAACCTAGATTAAAACCAGCATCGTAG